Proteins encoded by one window of Sulfurospirillum tamanense:
- the gmhA gene encoding D-sedoheptulose 7-phosphate isomerase, whose translation MKTMIAREMAAHQATLEATMHSMQDAIEAAAIMMVEALEQGHKVLFFGNGGSAADAQHWAAELSGRYKVERGGLAGIALTTDTSALTAIGNDYGFEFIFSRQVEALGRKGDVLVGISTSGNSPNVLRAFEKGKSLGCKSIGFSGRGGGVMAPLCDVNLIVPSNDTPRIQEMHGLIGHILCQAVDDAYAPKG comes from the coding sequence ATGAAAACAATGATTGCACGGGAAATGGCCGCCCACCAAGCGACGCTAGAAGCCACCATGCACAGCATGCAAGACGCCATCGAAGCCGCGGCTATCATGATGGTAGAAGCCTTAGAACAAGGGCACAAAGTCCTCTTTTTTGGCAACGGCGGGAGTGCGGCAGACGCGCAGCACTGGGCGGCGGAACTGAGTGGTCGCTACAAAGTAGAGCGCGGTGGGCTTGCAGGCATTGCCCTCACCACCGACACGTCCGCCCTCACTGCCATTGGCAACGACTACGGGTTTGAGTTTATCTTTTCACGCCAAGTCGAAGCCCTTGGACGCAAAGGAGACGTACTGGTGGGCATTTCCACGAGCGGCAACAGCCCCAACGTCTTGCGCGCCTTTGAAAAAGGCAAAAGTCTTGGGTGCAAAAGCATCGGTTTTAGTGGCAGAGGCGGCGGAGTGATGGCACCTTTGTGTGACGTGAACCTCATCGTTCCCTCCAACGACACGCCCCGCATCCAAGAGATGCACGGACTCATCGGACACATCTTGTGCCAAGCGGTCGATGACGCCTACGCGCCCAAAGGCTAA
- a CDS encoding lipopolysaccharide kinase InaA family protein has product MTPTRPKANMRTCRFELSPAYAHLEEFCKNIAQEFAQSNATIHRARNELKTLHVKGEALVVKSFKVPNLFNRIVYTFFRKSKAEKSFKNAQKLLDLGICTPEPIAYIEFFKNGLLHTSYFIAKEWPYDFTIREPLLEENFPDKEIVLNTFAHFVHTLHHQHITHKDLSPGNVLIRRENLQMCVVDINRMGFSSLNMKQKLVNFSKLWAKDEDLEKIITAYADKEKIDVQEANTIALHYSQSLKRKKGLKRKMKALFTKRP; this is encoded by the coding sequence ATGACGCCTACGCGCCCAAAGGCTAACATGCGCACCTGCCGTTTTGAACTCTCGCCCGCTTACGCGCATTTGGAAGAGTTTTGCAAAAACATTGCACAAGAATTTGCCCAAAGCAACGCCACCATTCACCGCGCGCGCAACGAGCTAAAAACCTTACATGTAAAGGGTGAAGCACTGGTGGTGAAGTCTTTTAAAGTGCCCAATCTTTTTAACCGTATTGTGTACACATTTTTTCGAAAAAGCAAAGCCGAAAAATCTTTTAAGAATGCGCAAAAGCTTTTGGATTTAGGAATTTGTACCCCAGAACCTATCGCTTATATTGAGTTTTTCAAAAATGGCTTGTTACATACGAGCTATTTCATTGCCAAAGAATGGCCCTATGATTTCACTATCAGGGAACCTTTGTTGGAGGAAAATTTTCCAGATAAAGAGATTGTCTTAAATACTTTCGCACACTTTGTCCACACCTTGCACCATCAGCACATCACCCACAAAGACCTCTCCCCTGGCAATGTGCTCATTCGACGAGAAAATCTACAGATGTGTGTCGTAGATATCAACCGCATGGGCTTTTCTTCTTTAAACATGAAGCAAAAGTTAGTAAATTTCTCAAAACTGTGGGCAAAAGACGAGGATCTTGAAAAAATCATAACCGCCTATGCTGATAAAGAAAAAATCGATGTGCAAGAAGCTAATACAATAGCATTGCATTACTCTCAATCGCTAAAAAGAAAGAAGGGGTTAAAAAGAAAAATGAAAGCACTCTTCACAAAGCGTCCGTAA